The proteins below come from a single Mucilaginibacter mali genomic window:
- the lpxB gene encoding lipid-A-disaccharide synthase: MKYYLVAGEASGDLHGANLMKALKERDPDADFRYFGGDLMQAQGGTLVKHYADMAFMGFTEVLMNLRAIFKNLAACKADISAWQPDVVILVDFPGFNLKISEYAKKQGFKTCYYISPKVWAWNQKRVLKIKRVVDHLFCILPFEVDFYKKWGMKVDYVGNPLLDAVSAFTPGPDFLTEHHLGDKPIIALLPGSRKQEISRLLPDMVQVAVRFPQYQFVIAGAPSFNAGYYNKYLGGQNIPIVFNATYNLLTNARAAVVASGTAMLETALFNVPQVVVYKGGAISIAIGRMVIAVKYISLVNLIMDKPVVKELIQGDCNPGQISAELNQLAADTPHRTQMLADYDELDLRMGQPGASGKTADLIIGYMR; this comes from the coding sequence ATGAAGTATTACCTGGTAGCGGGCGAGGCCTCGGGCGATCTGCATGGCGCCAACCTGATGAAGGCGCTAAAGGAACGCGACCCTGATGCCGATTTCCGGTATTTTGGTGGCGACCTGATGCAGGCGCAGGGTGGCACGCTGGTTAAGCACTATGCCGATATGGCCTTTATGGGCTTTACCGAGGTGTTGATGAACCTGCGCGCCATCTTTAAAAATCTGGCTGCCTGCAAAGCCGATATCAGCGCCTGGCAACCCGATGTCGTGATCCTGGTCGACTTCCCGGGCTTTAACCTTAAAATATCCGAATACGCTAAAAAGCAGGGCTTTAAAACCTGCTATTACATATCGCCCAAAGTTTGGGCCTGGAACCAAAAGCGGGTACTGAAGATCAAACGGGTGGTAGATCACCTGTTCTGTATACTGCCTTTTGAGGTTGATTTTTATAAAAAATGGGGCATGAAGGTAGATTATGTAGGCAACCCCCTGCTGGATGCCGTCTCGGCCTTCACGCCCGGTCCTGATTTTTTAACGGAGCATCATTTAGGCGATAAACCCATCATTGCCCTGTTGCCCGGCAGCCGCAAGCAGGAGATCAGCCGCCTGCTGCCCGATATGGTGCAGGTGGCCGTAAGGTTTCCGCAGTACCAGTTTGTAATAGCCGGCGCGCCATCGTTCAACGCCGGGTATTACAACAAATACCTTGGTGGGCAAAATATCCCCATTGTTTTTAATGCCACTTACAACTTGCTTACAAACGCCCGTGCAGCAGTAGTTGCATCAGGTACGGCCATGCTGGAAACGGCCTTATTTAATGTGCCGCAGGTGGTGGTTTATAAGGGTGGAGCCATTAGTATTGCCATAGGCCGCATGGTTATCGCCGTAAAATACATCTCGCTGGTGAACCTGATTATGGATAAGCCGGTAGTGAAGGAATTGATACAAGGCGATTGCAATCCCGGGCAGATCAGCGCTGAACTAAATCAGCTGGCTGCCGACACCCCGCACCGCACCCAAATGCTGGCCGATTACGATGAACTGGATCTCCGCATGGGGCAACCCGGCGCATCGGGTAAAACGGCGGATTTGATTATTGGGTATATGAGGTAG
- a CDS encoding MFS transporter, translated as MTSKISEKPHLTPLILWIMTITTGFVVANIYYNQPLLDDIANSYHINSAKAGQVAVFTQIGYALGLLFIVPLGDMFERKKLMLIDFIFVVTSLLIAAWAPTITILLIASLCIGISSVIPQLLVPMAAHLAQPHERGKKIGFIMSGLLVGILASRTLSGFIGEHFGWRAMFYIAAGMMLVIWLLVYLQLPRVEADYKGKYQHLMASLVKIFMDEPALRLASFRGALCFACFSAFWTTLVFLLKYQFNLGSDVAGGFGLLGVLGAVAAGMMGRLSDKMDSYKLSAFTIVLIIASFVLFLLSGNNLIGLGIGVILMDVGVQATHISNQAVIFALNPAARNRINTVYMVSYFIGGSTGTFLATMAWQHYQWPGVCAIGITLSSVVLIVHLLTRQKMKAHRATALS; from the coding sequence ATGACAAGCAAAATATCAGAAAAACCACATCTAACTCCGCTAATTTTATGGATAATGACCATTACCACCGGTTTTGTGGTGGCAAACATCTATTATAATCAGCCTTTGCTGGATGACATCGCCAATTCGTACCATATAAACAGTGCTAAAGCGGGGCAAGTTGCCGTTTTCACGCAAATTGGTTACGCCCTGGGCCTGTTATTCATCGTTCCGCTGGGCGATATGTTCGAGCGGAAGAAATTAATGCTGATCGATTTTATTTTTGTGGTCACTTCCCTGCTGATAGCCGCCTGGGCGCCAACCATTACCATCTTATTAATAGCCAGTTTGTGCATCGGCATCAGTTCGGTTATTCCGCAATTGCTGGTGCCTATGGCCGCGCATTTAGCCCAACCGCACGAGCGTGGTAAAAAAATAGGCTTTATTATGAGCGGCCTGCTGGTAGGTATCCTGGCATCGCGCACACTGAGTGGCTTTATCGGCGAACATTTTGGCTGGCGGGCCATGTTTTATATAGCGGCAGGCATGATGCTGGTTATCTGGCTGCTGGTTTACCTGCAACTGCCCCGCGTTGAGGCCGATTATAAAGGCAAGTACCAGCACCTGATGGCATCGCTGGTGAAAATATTTATGGATGAGCCGGCATTGCGGTTGGCCTCCTTCCGCGGGGCGCTTTGCTTTGCCTGCTTCAGCGCGTTTTGGACAACACTGGTATTCTTATTAAAGTATCAATTTAACCTGGGCAGCGATGTGGCCGGTGGCTTCGGCTTGCTGGGCGTATTAGGCGCCGTAGCCGCCGGCATGATGGGCCGCCTGAGCGATAAAATGGACTCGTACAAATTATCGGCCTTTACTATCGTGTTAATTATCGCTTCGTTTGTGCTGTTCCTGTTATCAGGCAACAATTTAATTGGCTTAGGCATCGGCGTAATATTGATGGATGTTGGCGTACAGGCCACACATATCTCTAACCAGGCCGTCATCTTCGCGCTTAACCCGGCGGCGCGTAACCGTATTAATACCGTATATATGGTATCGTATTTTATCGGTGGCTCTACAGGCACTTTCCTGGCTACCATGGCCTGGCAGCATTACCAGTGGCCCGGTGTATGCGCTATCGGTATCACTTTATCCAGCGTTGTGCTTATCGTCCATTTGCTCACCCGGCAGAAGATGAAAGCGCACCGTGCAACCGCACTGTCCTGA
- the trxB gene encoding thioredoxin-disulfide reductase, with protein MNLIDKTEHVKCLIIGSGPAGYTAAIYASRADLKPVLYTGILAGGQLTQTTEVENYPGYPDGIQGPEMMENFRRQAERLGTDIRFGYITSVDFSSLPHKVVVDESKPILADTVIISTGASAKWLGLESEQKYNGFGVSACAVCDGFFFRGQDVAIVGAGDTAAEEATYLAKLCKKVYMLVRRDEFRASKAMMHRVLNTHNIEILYNTETKEIVGDGMNVTGVKVQNNQNNEEKTLEVTGFFVAIGHHPNTDIFKGWLDMDETGYIKTKAGSTYTNIEGVFCCGDAQDHVYRQAVTAAGTGCMAAIDAERYLAAKEHVAVLEEII; from the coding sequence ATGAATTTAATTGATAAAACCGAACACGTAAAATGCCTGATCATCGGGTCGGGCCCGGCAGGCTATACGGCTGCCATATATGCATCGCGCGCTGATCTGAAACCTGTTTTATATACAGGCATACTGGCCGGCGGCCAGCTAACCCAAACCACCGAGGTAGAAAACTATCCCGGCTACCCTGATGGCATCCAGGGCCCCGAAATGATGGAGAACTTCCGCCGCCAGGCCGAGCGGTTGGGTACCGATATCCGTTTCGGTTATATCACTTCGGTTGATTTTAGCAGCCTGCCGCATAAGGTAGTGGTTGATGAAAGCAAACCCATCCTGGCCGATACGGTGATCATCTCTACCGGTGCATCCGCTAAATGGCTGGGGCTGGAATCAGAGCAAAAATATAATGGCTTCGGCGTATCAGCCTGTGCTGTTTGCGATGGTTTCTTCTTCCGCGGGCAGGATGTGGCTATTGTAGGGGCAGGAGATACCGCCGCTGAAGAGGCTACCTATTTAGCCAAGCTTTGCAAAAAGGTGTACATGCTGGTAAGGCGCGATGAGTTCCGCGCATCAAAAGCGATGATGCACCGCGTACTGAACACCCACAACATCGAGATATTATATAATACCGAAACCAAAGAAATTGTAGGCGACGGTATGAATGTAACTGGCGTTAAAGTACAGAACAATCAAAACAACGAAGAAAAGACACTGGAGGTAACCGGTTTCTTTGTAGCCATTGGCCACCACCCGAATACCGATATTTTTAAAGGCTGGCTGGATATGGACGAAACGGGTTATATCAAAACCAAAGCGGGCAGCACGTATACCAACATCGAGGGGGTATTTTGCTGTGGCGATGCGCAGGACCATGTTTACCGCCAGGCGGTAACAGCGGCAGGTACCGGCTGTATGGCCGCTATTGATGCCGAACGTTACCTGGCCGCTAAGGAGCATGTGGCTGTATTGGAAGAAATTATTTAA
- a CDS encoding adenine phosphoribosyltransferase, translating into MIAEEIKKAIRDIPDFPKPGIVFKDITPILKDAALCDRILDAFAEQLKDTKIDVVAGVESRGFLFGLSLAGRLGVPFIPVRKAGKLPFTIKQKAYKLEYGTATIELHTDAFEPGQHILIHDDLLATGGTVTAASELIQEMGGIVAGFSFVVGLGFLNGRERIAPINDNILVLADY; encoded by the coding sequence ATGATTGCAGAAGAAATAAAGAAAGCCATCAGGGATATCCCTGACTTCCCGAAGCCGGGTATTGTTTTTAAAGATATTACACCGATATTAAAAGACGCCGCCCTGTGCGACCGCATACTGGACGCTTTTGCCGAGCAACTAAAAGATACCAAAATAGATGTGGTGGCCGGTGTAGAAAGCCGTGGCTTTTTGTTCGGTTTATCGTTGGCAGGCCGCTTAGGCGTGCCCTTCATACCCGTGCGCAAGGCCGGCAAGCTGCCATTCACCATCAAGCAAAAAGCCTATAAGCTGGAGTATGGCACCGCCACCATCGAACTGCATACCGATGCTTTTGAACCCGGTCAGCACATATTGATACACGACGACCTGCTGGCCACCGGCGGCACGGTAACCGCCGCCAGCGAACTGATACAGGAAATGGGCGGCATAGTGGCGGGCTTTAGCTTTGTTGTGGGGCTTGGCTTTTTAAATGGGCGGGAAAGGATAGCGCCTATTAATGATAATATTTTGGTGCTGGCAGATTATTGA